A genomic region of Capnocytophaga canimorsus contains the following coding sequences:
- a CDS encoding porin, with amino-acid sequence MMKIRYLFAFVLFSAFSSSLCAQYLRRNFDESGTTYVKAAVRANFWARHYATNPGTLMGREATNQITDFSIRRLRMNFESQITPKLFFYSNFGCNNINMVTQKSIRFDIMDMYVQYAFSPKFALGMGEIGWGASRGTMRSSKSMMGLDTPLFTLFTVNKNDDAARSLGMFAKGNVGKWNYVFTVKNPIKMSALPKENVVDYALVSNKQYSGYLKYDFWQTESNKTSYSGGAGTYIGAKKICNLAIGGVYQSEMMSELVGGKPKYYDYRNFSSELFIDTPISERNTAITAYLGYFYTDFGRNYVRNLGANDVADASGGTSFNGSGNDFPMMGTGSTLFLQTGYLLPKSDKFKARIQPHMSIQHSNFDGLKQAMTVYDLGLNVFFKGHDRKLTLSYQNRPIFSKETTEVISRKGMLVLQFQVEIN; translated from the coding sequence ATGATGAAGATTCGGTATTTGTTTGCTTTTGTTTTGTTTTCAGCTTTTTCTTCTTCGCTTTGTGCACAATACTTGCGTCGGAATTTTGATGAAAGCGGAACTACTTATGTGAAAGCTGCTGTTCGAGCCAATTTCTGGGCAAGGCATTATGCAACCAATCCAGGTACGTTGATGGGACGAGAGGCAACCAATCAAATTACCGATTTTTCAATCCGTAGGCTTCGGATGAATTTCGAATCTCAAATCACACCTAAATTATTCTTTTATAGTAATTTTGGTTGTAATAATATCAATATGGTTACCCAAAAAAGTATCCGTTTTGATATTATGGATATGTATGTGCAGTATGCCTTTTCACCCAAATTTGCCTTAGGAATGGGAGAAATTGGTTGGGGAGCAAGTCGTGGTACAATGCGTAGTAGCAAATCGATGATGGGACTTGACACACCGTTGTTTACTTTATTTACTGTCAATAAAAATGATGATGCTGCCCGAAGTTTAGGAATGTTTGCCAAAGGAAATGTAGGTAAGTGGAATTATGTATTTACGGTAAAAAATCCGATAAAAATGAGTGCACTTCCTAAAGAAAATGTTGTAGATTATGCCTTAGTTTCAAACAAGCAATATTCAGGATATTTGAAATATGACTTTTGGCAAACCGAAAGTAATAAAACATCTTATAGCGGAGGGGCTGGGACTTATATAGGAGCTAAAAAAATATGTAATCTGGCAATAGGCGGAGTTTATCAATCTGAAATGATGTCAGAATTGGTAGGCGGAAAACCCAAATATTATGATTATCGTAATTTTTCTTCCGAATTGTTTATTGATACGCCAATTTCCGAGCGAAATACAGCGATTACGGCTTATTTAGGCTATTTTTATACTGATTTCGGGAGGAATTATGTCCGAAATTTGGGGGCAAATGATGTTGCTGATGCTTCAGGAGGGACTTCTTTCAATGGTAGCGGCAATGATTTTCCGATGATGGGAACAGGAAGTACACTCTTTTTACAAACCGGATATTTACTGCCTAAATCGGATAAATTTAAAGCACGAATACAACCTCATATGAGTATTCAACACTCTAATTTTGACGGACTGAAACAAGCAATGACCGTTTACGATTTGGGGCTAAATGTATTTTTTAAAGGACACGACCGAAAGCTGACACTATCATACCAAAATCGTCCTATTTTTTCTAAAGAAACTACCGAAGTCATTTCCCGAAAGGGAATGCTCGTTTTGCAGTTTCAAGTAGAAATCAATTAA
- the ung gene encoding uracil-DNA glycosylase gives MNVNIHPSWKPLLQPEFEQPYFQQLVNFVKQEYATGVCYPKGSQIFSAFDHCPLDQIKVVIIGQDPYHGVNQANGLCFSVHDGIEHPPSLVNIFKEIQTDLNLPYPQSGNLERWALQGVLLLNATLTVRAHQAGSHQNKGWETFTDAVIHKISSEKQGVVFLLWGGYAKKKMSLVDVTKHCILTSGHPSPLSANRGYWFGNKHFSQSNQYLKSIGKSEIDWS, from the coding sequence ATGAATGTGAATATTCATCCAAGCTGGAAACCTTTATTACAGCCAGAATTTGAACAGCCTTATTTTCAACAACTTGTTAATTTCGTAAAACAAGAATACGCAACAGGAGTTTGTTATCCGAAAGGAAGTCAGATTTTTTCGGCTTTTGACCATTGCCCTTTGGATCAAATAAAAGTAGTTATTATAGGGCAAGACCCTTATCACGGTGTTAATCAAGCAAATGGATTATGCTTTTCAGTACACGACGGTATTGAACATCCGCCTTCGCTGGTAAATATTTTTAAGGAAATACAAACAGATTTGAATTTGCCTTATCCGCAAAGCGGTAATTTGGAACGATGGGCGTTACAAGGAGTTTTACTGCTTAATGCCACCTTAACGGTTAGAGCACACCAAGCGGGAAGCCATCAGAATAAGGGGTGGGAGACTTTTACCGATGCCGTGATTCATAAAATATCTTCTGAAAAACAAGGAGTTGTATTTTTACTTTGGGGTGGGTATGCCAAGAAAAAAATGAGTTTGGTTGATGTTACTAAGCATTGCATACTTACTTCGGGACATCCTTCACCTTTGAGTGCTAATCGGGGGTACTGGTTTGGTAATAAGCATTTTAGTCAGTCGAATCAATATTTAAAATCCATCGGTAAATCGGAAATTGATTGGAGCTAA
- a CDS encoding translocation/assembly module TamB domain-containing protein: MNEQNTNNTKRFSLKRFLLRTLLTIGIILGVMALFLAMPFTQNYLAKGVVSWLNKEYNIDIEIEKVHLQINGSVRVKNILVRDHKQDTLLASKRIKTSLTRVGQLIKGNLLFGNLDIDNLIFNLKTHRGDSLSNLDVFIEKFASESPSSGDFLMKSPKITLNDTYFRIIDQNQTEPTVFQIDRLQAKILDFNILNSDISFRLDSGNLLLNKNININQLQTDFVFSQQFVSACNSTIKTNFSEIRGDFDLYLTQKGFSDFGNSVDLHVYLSEALIATEDINLFYDGFGKGKTIYSNNLELRGPLNDFSITQGSIQYQNTTFDGFLRFKNLLDSEKNIEIIGNIQEFSSIYNDLATLMPNLIGSNLPEIIKELGFFSAKGFFNYTTTALETNLQLTSSKGKAHAMMILDGLEDLDKTVYNGKVSVNNLNVGALLKDPTIGTLTTDIEIQGSGFTPKSLFARAKGDVHSFVYNNYRYNNIYFTGDFKNQLFNGIVKAKDSNLDFEFKGLADLSKKESKFDFGVKVKHADLHALNFVQNDSISKFKGNIIIDGQGNSIDNVIGEIQFRDLQYTNSRGNYTLENFEVKSSMDNEGIKKIQINSPDIINGYVTGTYKVAEIKKIFQNAFGSIYAHFKPYKIAENQFINFDFTVNNKIIEIFAPEVQIGKNTSLQGKIVADDGSFKMQFKSSDIKAYDYKIKNINLKIDNKNPLYNTYLEVGDVDLGVYKINDFNLINTTIKDTLFFRTEFKGGVTNNDSYALSFYHTLTQKQESVIGIKKSEINFRGNNWFINRENDDQRNKIIINRTADSIKINNFKMAHRNQYLSVSGLIASPEYKNLHIVANNISLDKVTPEMEGIDLKGTLNGHMSLIQKEKLFFPSSDLFIKRLRLNGYDYGDLEASVFGNNDLSAFKVQAHLINGKTAGFQLGGNIFLDNQKGTSLDLKTRFIDFNLAPFSPLAKDILYDLRGWVSGGIDIEGYIENPVMEGELSINKGGFGISYLNVNTAAQDNAKIIVKKQTFELDNWLLTDTVHSTQALVSGSVRHNNLSDWFFDLSLDTQNKRFLVLNTPYTDDALFYGTGFINGKASIRGALDELVISVNAITSEGTSFKIPLSDNQSIGDESFINFVEKNKTQVQTERVLQSIKGLELQFDLGIRPTAEVEIILDKKTGSNLVGRGEGTVLIEINTNGKFNLWGDFITYSGYYNFKYENIIDKRFEVLPGGSISWDGDPLKATLRNLRAAYMLNANPAALLESSQYNRKIPTQVVIKLEGELMKPETLFDINFPESNAGLVSELNYRLEDQDRKQLQAFSLLAQGSFMSERNTDNRLLAYNLFETAAGLFNQILSDEDNKLNLGVSYEAGATDSSAEYENSDRLGFSVSTQIDDWISINAKVGIPVGGVTRTAVAGDVEVLLRLTEDGSLTAKVFNRENEWQQYVVDDVVYTQGVGISYNVDFNTFKELIHKIFGKGGKIIEKQ, translated from the coding sequence ATGAACGAACAAAATACAAATAATACAAAACGATTTTCTTTAAAACGATTTTTATTACGAACCCTCCTTACCATTGGTATTATTTTAGGAGTGATGGCTCTATTTCTAGCTATGCCATTTACTCAAAATTATTTAGCTAAAGGCGTGGTTAGTTGGTTAAATAAGGAATATAATATTGATATTGAGATAGAAAAAGTGCATCTTCAAATCAATGGAAGTGTACGTGTAAAAAATATTTTAGTTCGAGACCATAAGCAAGATACCCTTTTAGCATCAAAACGGATAAAGACGTCACTAACCCGCGTAGGTCAGCTTATTAAAGGAAACTTATTGTTTGGCAACTTAGATATTGATAATCTGATTTTTAACTTAAAAACACATCGTGGCGATAGCTTATCAAACCTTGATGTTTTTATCGAAAAATTCGCTTCCGAAAGCCCCAGTAGTGGCGATTTTTTGATGAAATCTCCAAAAATCACCCTTAATGACACCTATTTCAGAATTATCGACCAAAACCAAACTGAACCAACAGTTTTTCAAATTGATAGGCTTCAGGCTAAAATTCTAGATTTTAATATTTTGAATTCAGATATTTCATTCCGTTTGGATTCTGGAAATTTATTACTTAACAAAAATATAAATATCAATCAATTACAAACTGATTTTGTGTTTTCCCAGCAATTTGTGAGTGCTTGTAATAGTACTATTAAAACTAATTTTTCGGAAATTCGCGGAGATTTTGATTTATATTTGACTCAAAAGGGTTTCTCTGATTTTGGCAATAGTGTTGATTTACACGTTTATCTTTCCGAGGCTTTAATTGCTACAGAAGACATCAACTTATTTTACGATGGTTTTGGCAAAGGCAAAACTATTTACAGTAACAATTTGGAACTGAGAGGTCCGTTAAACGATTTTAGCATTACACAAGGAAGTATTCAGTATCAGAATACTACTTTTGACGGATTTTTGAGATTCAAAAATCTGTTGGATAGTGAAAAAAATATCGAAATCATAGGAAACATTCAAGAATTTAGTAGTATCTACAATGATTTAGCTACACTAATGCCCAATCTAATCGGAAGTAATTTACCTGAAATCATTAAAGAATTGGGCTTTTTCTCTGCAAAAGGCTTTTTTAACTACACCACAACGGCTCTCGAAACCAATCTGCAACTGACCTCCAGCAAAGGTAAAGCTCACGCTATGATGATTTTAGACGGATTAGAAGATTTAGACAAAACGGTTTATAATGGTAAAGTTTCGGTAAATAACCTTAATGTTGGAGCGCTACTTAAAGACCCTACCATAGGAACTTTAACCACAGATATTGAAATACAAGGTAGCGGATTTACCCCAAAATCGTTATTTGCTCGGGCTAAAGGCGATGTACATTCCTTTGTGTACAACAATTACCGATACAATAATATCTACTTTACTGGAGACTTTAAAAATCAACTATTTAACGGAATTGTAAAAGCCAAAGACTCCAATTTAGATTTCGAATTTAAAGGCTTGGCAGACCTTTCTAAGAAAGAGTCAAAATTTGATTTCGGAGTGAAAGTAAAACACGCTGATTTACACGCACTCAATTTTGTTCAAAACGATTCTATTTCAAAATTCAAAGGAAATATCATCATTGATGGTCAAGGCAATAGCATTGATAACGTTATTGGAGAAATACAATTCCGAGATTTACAATACACAAATTCAAGAGGAAACTATACTTTAGAAAACTTTGAAGTGAAATCCTCAATGGATAATGAAGGAATAAAAAAAATACAAATCAATTCTCCCGACATTATCAATGGTTACGTTACAGGAACGTATAAAGTTGCCGAAATAAAAAAAATCTTCCAAAATGCCTTTGGAAGTATTTATGCACATTTCAAACCATACAAAATTGCTGAAAATCAGTTTATCAATTTTGATTTTACAGTCAATAACAAAATTATCGAAATTTTTGCTCCAGAGGTACAAATCGGAAAAAATACTTCACTACAAGGAAAAATCGTCGCCGATGATGGTAGCTTTAAAATGCAATTCAAATCATCGGATATTAAGGCTTATGATTATAAAATCAAAAATATCAATCTTAAAATTGACAATAAGAACCCATTGTACAACACCTATTTAGAGGTAGGTGATGTTGATTTAGGCGTTTACAAAATCAATGATTTTAACCTAATTAACACCACCATTAAAGACACACTATTTTTTAGAACCGAGTTCAAAGGTGGGGTTACCAATAATGACTCTTATGCTCTGAGTTTCTACCACACCTTAACGCAGAAACAGGAATCGGTTATTGGTATAAAAAAATCGGAAATCAATTTTAGAGGAAACAATTGGTTTATCAATCGTGAAAATGATGACCAGCGCAATAAAATCATTATTAATCGCACTGCCGATTCCATAAAAATCAACAACTTTAAAATGGCTCACCGCAATCAATATTTAAGTGTAAGCGGACTAATTGCCTCTCCCGAATACAAAAATTTACACATCGTTGCCAATAATATTTCTTTGGATAAAGTAACCCCAGAAATGGAAGGAATTGACTTGAAAGGTACTCTGAACGGACATATGTCTCTGATTCAGAAAGAGAAGCTCTTTTTCCCTTCCTCTGATTTATTTATCAAACGATTACGACTAAACGGATACGATTATGGCGATCTTGAAGCCAGCGTGTTTGGGAATAATGACCTCTCAGCATTTAAAGTACAAGCCCATCTCATTAACGGAAAAACAGCAGGTTTCCAACTCGGTGGAAACATCTTTTTGGACAACCAAAAAGGTACTTCTTTGGACCTAAAAACGCGATTTATTGATTTCAACTTAGCACCTTTCAGTCCTTTGGCTAAAGATATTTTATATGACCTACGTGGCTGGGTATCTGGTGGTATAGACATTGAAGGCTATATTGAAAATCCAGTGATGGAAGGCGAATTAAGCATCAATAAAGGAGGGTTTGGAATCAGCTATTTGAATGTAAACACAGCGGCACAAGACAATGCCAAAATCATCGTTAAAAAACAAACCTTTGAGCTTGATAATTGGTTACTTACCGATACTGTACACAGCACTCAAGCCCTAGTTAGCGGAAGTGTACGCCACAATAACCTATCCGATTGGTTCTTTGACTTATCGTTAGATACTCAAAACAAGCGATTTCTGGTGCTCAATACCCCATATACCGATGATGCCTTATTCTACGGAACAGGTTTTATCAACGGAAAGGCAAGTATTCGTGGTGCTTTAGACGAACTGGTAATCAGTGTAAATGCTATAACTTCCGAAGGAACAAGTTTTAAAATACCGCTAAGTGACAATCAAAGCATAGGTGATGAATCCTTTATCAATTTTGTAGAAAAAAATAAAACACAGGTACAGACCGAGCGTGTGTTACAATCCATCAAAGGGTTGGAATTACAGTTTGATTTAGGCATACGCCCCACCGCCGAAGTGGAAATCATCCTTGATAAAAAAACAGGGAGTAACTTGGTGGGCAGAGGAGAAGGAACCGTACTTATAGAAATCAACACCAATGGAAAATTCAACCTATGGGGAGACTTTATCACCTACTCTGGGTATTACAATTTCAAATATGAAAACATTATTGACAAGCGCTTTGAAGTACTTCCTGGAGGTTCTATTTCGTGGGATGGCGACCCATTGAAGGCTACCTTGCGCAACCTACGTGCTGCCTATATGCTTAATGCGAACCCAGCGGCACTTCTGGAATCATCACAATACAACCGAAAGATACCTACTCAGGTGGTCATTAAGTTAGAAGGCGAACTAATGAAACCCGAAACCCTTTTCGATATCAACTTTCCGGAAAGTAATGCAGGGCTAGTCTCAGAGCTCAACTACCGTTTGGAAGACCAAGACCGTAAGCAACTACAAGCCTTTTCACTACTTGCTCAAGGTTCATTTATGAGCGAACGAAATACAGATAACAGACTACTGGCTTATAACCTATTTGAGACCGCCGCAGGGCTGTTTAACCAGATTCTTTCAGATGAAGATAATAAACTCAATTTAGGGGTGTCTTACGAAGCTGGAGCTACTGATAGTTCTGCCGAATATGAAAATAGCGACCGATTGGGTTTTTCTGTCTCCACACAAATTGACGACTGGATTAGTATAAACGCCAAAGTGGGTATCCCTGTAGGTGGAGTTACCCGAACTGCTGTGGCTGGAGATGTTGAAGTTTTATTACGACTTACAGAAGACGGAAGCCTTACCGCCAAAGTTTTCAATCGGGAAAATGAATGGCAACAATACGTGGTGGACGATGTGGTTTACACCCAAGGGGTGGGTATCAGCTATAATGTGGACTTCAACACCTTCAAAGAGCTAATCCATAAAATCTTCGGAAAAGGCGGGAAGATTATTGAGAAGCAATAA
- a CDS encoding M28 family metallopeptidase encodes MYQKVVALVMLLQVCVWSMAQNQPLLKGLASINKEAAMAHVEFLASDELQGRESGFLGSRVAAAYIVSQLRQYGISPLLSEGYYQPFSAYRVDSQSKENKRYTVVDSLITDLKEKTHYKLEMANVLGVIWGKKTDEYVIVGAHFDHLGTDVYLHGDQIYNGADDNASGVSAVLQLAKAFKVSGKQPERTIIFAFWDGEERGLLGSQYFTNHCEFLSQIKGYLNYDMIGRNHREDQPEYVVYFYTAAHPAFGAWLKKDIAQYGFRLQPDYRAWDNPIGGSDNGSFARFKIPIIWWHTDGHPDYHKPSDHPHLLNWDKMVEITKASYLNLWRLANEKHY; translated from the coding sequence ATGTATCAAAAAGTAGTAGCCTTAGTGATGCTTTTACAAGTATGTGTTTGGAGTATGGCTCAAAATCAGCCACTTTTGAAAGGATTAGCTTCAATAAATAAGGAAGCTGCAATGGCTCACGTTGAGTTTTTAGCCAGTGATGAGCTGCAAGGACGGGAATCAGGGTTCTTAGGTAGTCGTGTGGCAGCAGCTTATATAGTCTCACAATTGCGTCAGTATGGGATATCACCTTTATTATCTGAGGGATATTATCAGCCTTTTAGTGCTTATCGGGTGGATAGTCAGTCTAAAGAAAACAAACGATATACGGTAGTGGATAGTCTGATTACAGACTTGAAAGAAAAAACACACTACAAACTTGAAATGGCAAACGTATTAGGCGTAATTTGGGGTAAAAAAACAGATGAATACGTCATCGTAGGAGCACATTTTGACCACTTAGGTACTGATGTATATCTACACGGCGACCAAATTTACAATGGTGCAGATGACAATGCTTCGGGGGTTTCGGCAGTATTGCAACTTGCCAAAGCCTTTAAAGTTTCGGGCAAACAACCTGAAAGAACAATCATTTTTGCTTTCTGGGACGGTGAGGAGCGTGGGTTATTAGGGTCACAGTATTTTACCAACCATTGTGAATTTTTATCTCAGATAAAAGGATATCTGAACTATGATATGATTGGTAGAAATCATCGGGAAGACCAGCCTGAATATGTGGTTTATTTTTATACGGCGGCACACCCTGCTTTCGGAGCGTGGCTCAAGAAAGATATAGCTCAATATGGCTTTCGTTTACAACCCGATTATCGGGCGTGGGATAACCCAATAGGCGGAAGTGATAATGGTTCCTTTGCCCGATTTAAAATACCTATCATTTGGTGGCATACCGATGGGCATCCGGACTATCATAAACCTTCTGACCATCCGCACCTTCTGAATTGGGATAAAATGGTAGAAATCACTAAGGCTTCCTATTTAAACTTGTGGCGGTTAGCCAACGAGAAGCATTATTAG
- the bshA gene encoding N-acetyl-alpha-D-glucosaminyl L-malate synthase BshA, whose protein sequence is MNIAIVCYPTFGGSGVVATELGLALARKGHQVHFITYSHPVRLDYLQKNIHFHEVHVEEYPLFHYQPYELALSSKMYSVIKNYDIDVLHVHYAIPHAYAGYMAKQMLEKEWITIPMITTLHGTDITLVGNHPNYKPSVTFSINQSEVVTSVSESLKQDTLRLFDIEKEVVVIPNFINIAKEIRTNPCPRDLMAETGERIVTHISNFRKVKRISDVIEVFYRIQMKIPAKLILVGEGPEKEAAEQQCKDLGIKHKVRFLGNSLDVDRILCLSDLFLLPSESESFGLAALEAMAAGVPVIATNVGGLPEVIENGFSGFLSPLADVNTMANSAIHILQDDTTLKKFKEQARISALRFDENKIIPLYENLYYEVKKQN, encoded by the coding sequence ATGAATATAGCAATAGTTTGTTACCCAACCTTTGGCGGAAGTGGTGTGGTAGCCACCGAGTTAGGATTAGCTTTGGCACGTAAGGGACATCAGGTACATTTCATTACATATAGCCATCCTGTACGGTTGGACTATTTACAAAAAAATATCCACTTTCACGAGGTACACGTTGAAGAATATCCTTTGTTCCATTATCAACCTTATGAGTTGGCGCTATCCAGCAAAATGTATTCAGTGATAAAAAATTACGATATAGATGTATTGCACGTGCATTATGCTATTCCACACGCTTATGCAGGATATATGGCGAAACAAATGCTTGAAAAAGAATGGATTACCATTCCAATGATTACTACCCTTCACGGTACGGATATTACTCTGGTGGGAAATCACCCAAATTATAAACCATCGGTTACTTTTAGTATCAACCAATCGGAGGTAGTGACTTCGGTTTCTGAAAGTTTAAAACAAGATACACTTCGTCTTTTTGATATTGAAAAAGAAGTAGTTGTAATTCCTAATTTTATAAATATAGCTAAGGAAATTCGCACTAATCCTTGTCCGCGTGATTTAATGGCAGAAACAGGCGAACGCATAGTTACTCACATTAGTAATTTCCGTAAAGTAAAGCGAATCAGTGATGTAATTGAAGTGTTTTATCGCATACAGATGAAAATACCAGCCAAATTGATTTTGGTAGGCGAGGGACCTGAAAAGGAAGCTGCCGAACAACAATGTAAAGATTTGGGCATCAAACATAAAGTTCGTTTTTTAGGAAATAGTTTAGATGTTGATCGTATTTTATGTTTGAGCGATTTGTTTTTATTGCCTTCTGAATCAGAGAGTTTTGGTTTGGCTGCTTTAGAAGCAATGGCAGCTGGGGTTCCTGTAATAGCTACCAATGTGGGCGGATTGCCCGAAGTGATTGAGAATGGATTTTCGGGATTTTTAAGTCCGCTTGCTGATGTAAATACAATGGCAAACAGCGCAATACATATTTTGCAAGACGATACGACTTTGAAAAAATTTAAAGAACAAGCTCGTATCTCTGCATTACGTTTTGATGAAAATAAAATTATTCCATTATATGAAAACTTATATTATGAAGTTAAAAAACAAAATTAG
- the gldA gene encoding gliding motility-associated ABC transporter ATP-binding subunit GldA — translation MSVTVNQLTKKYDTQIAVNGLSFSLNKGEITGFLGPNGAGKSTTMKIITGALLPDSGEVTISGFDMLKNPIPAQKKIGYLPEHNPLYLEMYIREYLSFMGDLYGGVSAQRVEEIITLTGLSTESHKKIEQLSKGYRQRVGLAAALIHDPEILILDEPTTGLDPNQLIEIRQIIKNLGKDKIVLLSSHIMQEIQAVCDRVIVIHQGNLVLDKKMEALKNEKQIIEVAFDYRIEEKLLRQIPNVVSVENIFEFLYHLHFDTQEDMRSKVFDFANENGLKILQINHKHQDLEQLFSQLTASR, via the coding sequence ATGTCGGTAACGGTCAATCAATTAACAAAAAAGTACGATACACAAATTGCTGTAAACGGACTTAGTTTTTCACTCAATAAAGGAGAAATTACTGGATTTTTAGGTCCGAATGGAGCGGGAAAATCCACCACGATGAAAATCATTACTGGCGCCTTGTTGCCCGACTCGGGTGAGGTAACCATAAGTGGTTTTGATATGCTTAAAAATCCGATTCCAGCACAGAAAAAAATAGGATACTTACCCGAGCATAATCCGTTGTATTTAGAGATGTACATTCGTGAGTATCTTTCGTTTATGGGGGATTTATACGGTGGCGTTTCCGCTCAAAGAGTAGAAGAAATTATCACCCTTACAGGGCTTAGTACTGAAAGCCATAAAAAAATAGAACAACTCTCAAAAGGTTATCGGCAACGTGTAGGACTTGCCGCAGCCCTCATTCACGACCCTGAAATCCTAATCCTTGATGAACCTACCACAGGGCTCGACCCCAACCAACTTATAGAAATCCGTCAAATCATCAAAAATTTGGGTAAAGACAAAATCGTGTTGCTATCCTCGCATATTATGCAGGAAATTCAAGCCGTTTGCGACCGCGTTATTGTTATTCACCAAGGTAATTTGGTATTAGATAAAAAAATGGAAGCACTCAAAAATGAAAAACAAATCATTGAAGTTGCTTTTGATTATCGCATAGAGGAAAAACTCCTACGGCAAATCCCTAATGTGGTTTCGGTAGAAAACATTTTTGAATTTTTATATCATTTACACTTTGATACGCAGGAGGATATGCGCTCAAAAGTTTTTGATTTTGCCAATGAAAACGGACTTAAAATACTTCAAATCAATCACAAACACCAAGATTTAGAGCAGCTTTTTTCACAGCTTACCGCATCACGATAA
- the tsaD gene encoding tRNA (adenosine(37)-N6)-threonylcarbamoyltransferase complex transferase subunit TsaD yields MESSEVLILAIESSCDDTSAAVLKGNTVLSNVIASQKVHQQYGGVVPELASRAHLQHIVPVVHQAVEQSGVSLGDVSAIAFTQGPGLMGSLLVGTSFAKSLAMGLDVPLIEVNHMQAHILAHFIEQGTPQPQFPFLAMTISGGHTQIVRVEHFFKMEVIGETLDDAVGEAFDKTAKILGLPYPGGPLIDRYAQNGNPKAFTFTKPQTSGLDFSFSGLKTAVLYFIQKQVSENPNFIEENLPDICASIQHTIVKILMDKLFKAVKQTGIKQVAIGGGVSANSGIRSALQNYGQKYGWQTYIPKFEYCTDNAAMIGIVGHYKFLQNQFTNNAVTAKARLHLSQPE; encoded by the coding sequence ATGGAAAGTTCAGAGGTGTTGATTTTAGCCATAGAATCATCTTGTGACGATACTTCAGCTGCGGTTTTGAAGGGAAATACTGTGCTATCCAACGTGATTGCCAGTCAAAAGGTTCACCAACAATACGGAGGGGTGGTTCCTGAATTGGCTTCGAGAGCACACTTGCAACATATTGTTCCAGTGGTGCATCAAGCCGTTGAGCAATCAGGTGTTTCGTTAGGTGATGTTTCGGCAATTGCCTTTACACAAGGACCAGGGCTTATGGGTTCTTTGCTGGTAGGAACTTCTTTTGCAAAGTCATTGGCAATGGGGCTTGATGTTCCTCTCATTGAAGTCAATCATATGCAAGCACACATTTTGGCTCATTTTATTGAACAAGGCACTCCGCAACCTCAATTTCCTTTTTTGGCGATGACCATCAGCGGAGGGCATACTCAAATTGTTCGCGTAGAGCATTTTTTTAAAATGGAAGTTATTGGTGAAACTTTAGATGATGCTGTGGGTGAGGCTTTTGACAAAACAGCAAAAATTTTAGGATTGCCTTATCCAGGAGGTCCTTTAATTGACCGATATGCACAAAACGGAAATCCTAAGGCTTTTACTTTTACTAAACCTCAAACCTCAGGGCTTGATTTTAGTTTTTCGGGTCTGAAAACGGCGGTACTTTATTTTATTCAAAAGCAAGTTTCTGAAAATCCGAATTTTATAGAAGAAAATTTACCTGATATATGTGCCAGCATACAACATACCATTGTTAAAATTCTGATGGACAAACTTTTCAAAGCGGTTAAACAAACGGGAATAAAACAAGTAGCTATCGGTGGAGGAGTTTCTGCCAATTCGGGTATTCGATCGGCATTGCAAAATTACGGTCAGAAATATGGTTGGCAAACCTATATTCCCAAATTTGAATATTGTACTGATAACGCTGCAATGATTGGTATTGTAGGGCATTACAAATTTCTGCAAAATCAGTTCACCAATAATGCAGTAACTGCTAAGGCAAGGTTACATCTTTCTCAGCCAGAATAG